A single Argentina anserina chromosome 7, drPotAnse1.1, whole genome shotgun sequence DNA region contains:
- the LOC126802914 gene encoding E3 ubiquitin-protein ligase ATL4, with the protein MSGYPPPPPSPPLPTSSTPHRSLSFKTLSPSILIILLIVIVTVVASFSLCRILRCINNRFLRHVTPSSSGEDVASANRFSSRRVSPAESADPVAALPVFTFSAIKRRRESSAAVVSADCAVCLSKFEHDDQLRLLPLCCHAFHVSCIDTWLHSQQTCPLCRSPISASDSELMTLVENAGSSARAGGDSFRLEIGNVSRRQTTMTNSSSRRSYSIGSFDYLVDDDSEVQLTNARNGSSDRKEEVLVVVGNLPPPLPSEASLAADVANGRSWLKEFVDRLSSSSLRSSGRFFTGSSRRSETPVPGDWISESGQVGVEFSEYFRWLSEV; encoded by the coding sequence ATGTCCGGATATCCACCGCCGCCCCCGTCACCGCCGTTACCAACCTCCTCCACACCTCACCGCTCACTAAGCTTCAAGACTCTAAGCCCGAGCATTCTCATCATCCTCCTTATCGTCATCGTCACCGTCGTGGCTTCGTTCTCCCTCTGCCGCATCCTCCGCTGCATCAACAACCGCTTCCTCCGCCACGTCACTCCCTCCTCCTCTGGCGAAGACGTCGCTTCCGCCAACCGCTTCTCCAGCCGGCGAGTCTCTCCGGCCGAATCCGCCGATCCCGTCGCCGCGCTCCCGGTCTTCACCTTCTCCGCCATCAAGCGCCGCCGCGAGTCGTCCGCGGCCGTCGTCTCCGCCGACTGCGCCGTCTGCCTCTCTAAGTTCGAGCACGACGATCAGCTCCGGTTGCTCCCCTTGTGCTGCCACGCGTTCCACGTATCGTGCATCGACACGTGGCTCCACTCGCAGCAGACCTGCCCGCTCTGCCGGTCGCCGATTTCGGCGTCGGACTCGGAGCTCATGACACTCGTCGAGAATGCAGGCTCCTCTGCCCGCGCCGGCGGCGACAGCTTCCGCCTCGAAATCGGCAACGTCAGCCGCCGCCAAACGACGATGACGAACTCGAGCTCGCGCCGCTCCTACTCAATCGGATCGTTCGACTACCTCGTCGACGACGACTCGGAGGTCCAGCTAACGAATGCCAGAAACGGCTCGTCGGACCGCAAAGAAGAGGTCCTCGTCGTCGTCGGCAACCTCCCGCCGCCGCTGCCTTCGGAGGCGAGTCTAGCCGCTGACGTGGCAAACGGCCGGAGCTGGCTCAAGGAATTCGTGGACAGACTTTCCAGCTCTTCTTTACGAAGCTCGGGGAGATTCTTCACCGGTAGTAGCCGTCGGAGCGAGACTCCCGTCCCGGGAGACTGGATATCGGAGTCCGGCCAAGTCGGCGTCGAGTTCTCCGAGTACTTCCGGTGGTTATCGGAGGTATGA